One window of Quercus robur chromosome 5, dhQueRobu3.1, whole genome shotgun sequence genomic DNA carries:
- the LOC126728165 gene encoding uncharacterized protein LOC126728165 → MYPDLYKGLNLRPEDLTAYDSPLISFEGKTVTPKGQIILTIQTGSEVVEVNFIVVDAYSPYIAIVARPWIHALEAVSSTLHQKVGSELPPQEKEELVGFLRRNIDVFAWDAYDAPGVDPSLICHHLNVNPSSIPKKQPPRRPSKEHASVVRDEVMKLKKAGAIKEVFYPKWLANTVVVRKKTGKWLPLNELLERLPGLSSDTPCIRGSGEDGVHDTHWELSLQGIAIEKSLRFGFSATNNEAEYEALLQGMMMVRKLGGRAMEAFSDSKLVIGQVMGELEARDARMQEYLGRVKRL, encoded by the exons ATGTACCCTGAtttatacaaggggctgaacctgaGGCCGGAGGATTTGACAGCTTACGACTCTCCCCTTATCAGCTTCGAAGGGAAGACTGTCACGCCAAAAGGGCAGATCATACTAACAATACAGACTGGATCAGAGGTGGTGGAAGTGAACTTTATCGTGGTCGATGCCTACTCGCCCTACATAGCGATAGTAGCTAGGCCATGGATCCATGCCCTAGAAGCTgtatcctccacacttcaccaaaag GTCGGCTCCGAGTTGCctcctcaagaaaaagaggaactggtcgGGTTTCTGAGAAGaaatattgatgtgtttgcatgggacgcctacgatgccccgggGGTTGAccctagccttatttgtcaccacttgaACGTTAACCCATCTTCCATTCCaaagaagcaaccaccccgacgTCCTTCAAAGGAACATGCCAGTGTTGTTAGAGACGAAGTGATGAAGCTGAAAAAGGCAGGAGCCattaaagaagttttttaccctAAATGGCTGGCAAATACGGTGGTGGTGAGAAAGAAAACGGGAAAGTG GTTACCCTTGAATGAGCTTCTTgaacgccttccagggctatcatcagataccccttgcatTAGAGGATCAGGAGAAGACGGCGTTCATGACACCCATTGGGAACTATCACTACAAG GCATTGCCATTGAGAAATCACTAAGATTCgggttctcggctacgaacaacgAGGCCGAGTACGAAGCCTTGCTTCAAGGGATGATGATGGTTCGAAAATTGGGTGGAAGGGCAATGGAAGCGTTCTCGGACTCCAAATTGGTCATTGGCCAAGTGATGGGCGAGTTAGAAGCTAGAGATGCTAGAATGCAGGAATATCTCGGCCGTGTCAAACGCCTGTAG